One segment of Paramormyrops kingsleyae isolate MSU_618 chromosome 8, PKINGS_0.4, whole genome shotgun sequence DNA contains the following:
- the LOC111861102 gene encoding zinc finger BED domain-containing protein 4-like, translated as MVADEINCILEEFQINTKVVAATVDNASNMDVALKNLKLLKVGCFAHTLNLAAQKVYSISAITKWCVRLRSIVVWLRRSSMAKIVLREKQQLLNLPQHNMILDVKTRWNSLFLMVERFLEQYPAIQAASLDQRLRKLMEKDKLERLTDGDFQKAEDFVKNMKLLYTSTLCVSSEKSPTCGQILPILTKLEEHFTVAEQDTVFASTVL; from the exons ATGGTGGCAGACGAGATAAATTGCATTCTAGAGGAATTCCAGATAAACACTAAAGTTGTAGCTGCCACAGTAGACAATGCCAGCAATATGGATGTTGCACTGAAGAATCTTAAGCTTTTAAAGGTGGGGTGCTTTGCCCACACCCTAAACCTGGCCGCACAGAAGGTTTACAGCATCAGTGCTATTACAAAGTGGTGTGTCAGACTTCGATCGATTGTAGTGTGGCTGAGGAGGTCCTCCATGGCAAAGATTGTGCTGCGGGAGAAGCAGCAACTTCTCA ATCTGCCACAGCATAACATGATTCTGGATGTCAAAACACGGTGGAACTCCCTTTTCTTGATGGTGGAGAGATTTTTAGAGCAGTACCCAGCCATCCAGGCAGCATCACTTGACCAACGACTCAGGAAGCTAATGGAGAAAGACAA ACTGGAAAGACTCACAGATGGTGACTTCCAGAAAGCAGAGGATTTTGTTAAAAACATGAAGCTGTTGTACACCTCAACCCTCTGTGTATCCAGTGAGAAGTCTCCCACATGTGGCCAAATTCTTCCCATACTGACTAAGCTGGAGGAGCATTTTACAGTGGCTG